One Littorina saxatilis isolate snail1 linkage group LG1, US_GU_Lsax_2.0, whole genome shotgun sequence genomic window carries:
- the LOC138964925 gene encoding uncharacterized protein isoform X1, whose translation MMAWGKKEAWYCVDVVGDDRCSMAELEDGAQGDPSQALEESDDVRRIKEEWTRLQMAADGGGKAVTQGAGTHREELQKGAELRKADGTKTKMPPSRLPSLDSMIGRIPSIPSMEISSGFGKKLPELGSVGHRLGIIADSRDLEPQGVVLEKTTYIFSADTPTQTDIKWSAPANAGVFKSLTYNIEVDGGQGWVALTDNCRTILRAYFTSDKLLLGRFSRTQEAEPVAVRLRIRATGTVKHRNQEETVSGPWSDEIWLSIEGSSVTSNTAV comes from the exons ATGATGGCTTGGGGGAAGAAAGAGGCATGGTATTGTGTAGACGTG GTGGGTGATGACCGCTGCAGCATGGCAGAACTGGAAGACGGTGCACAAGGCGACCCCTCACAGGCGCTAGAAGAATCGGACGATGTTCGCCGGATCAAAGAAGAATGGACGCGACTTCAGATGGCAGCAGACGGCGGAGGGAAAGCGGTTACTCAAGGGGCAGGGACACACAGAGAGGAGCTACAAAAAGGGGCGGAGTTAAGAAAGGCTGATGGGACGAAGACGAAGATGCCACCTTCACGCCTCCCTTCCCTGGATTCTATGATTGGTCGAATACCTTCCATCCCATCCATGGAAATCAGTTCAGGGTTTGGGAAAAA ATTGCCAGAACTGGGGTCAGTGGGTCACCGCTTGGGCATCATAGCTGATTCGAGAGATCTGGAACCTCAGGGCGTGGTGCTTGAAAAAACGACGTACATCTTCAGTGCTGACACtcctacacagacagacatcaaGTGGTCGGCGCCTGCTAACGCGGGTGTGTTCAAATCATTGACATACAACATCGAAGTGGATGGAGGCCAGGGGTGGGTCGCTCTCACTGATAATTGTCGGACCATTTTGCGAGCATACTTCACGTCAGATAAATTACTTCTGGGACGTTTTTCTCGCACTCAAGAGGCAGAGCCTGTGGCTGTGAGGCTGCGAATACGAGCCACGGGAACAGTTAAACATCGAAATCAGGAGGAGACGGTGTCAGGACCATGGAGTGATGAAATCTGGCTGTCTATCGAGGGGTCATCGGTCACCAGCAATACAGCTGTGTGA
- the LOC138964925 gene encoding uncharacterized protein isoform X2, with translation MAELEDGAQGDPSQALEESDDVRRIKEEWTRLQMAADGGGKAVTQGAGTHREELQKGAELRKADGTKTKMPPSRLPSLDSMIGRIPSIPSMEISSGFGKKLPELGSVGHRLGIIADSRDLEPQGVVLEKTTYIFSADTPTQTDIKWSAPANAGVFKSLTYNIEVDGGQGWVALTDNCRTILRAYFTSDKLLLGRFSRTQEAEPVAVRLRIRATGTVKHRNQEETVSGPWSDEIWLSIEGSSVTSNTAV, from the exons ATGGCAGAACTGGAAGACGGTGCACAAGGCGACCCCTCACAGGCGCTAGAAGAATCGGACGATGTTCGCCGGATCAAAGAAGAATGGACGCGACTTCAGATGGCAGCAGACGGCGGAGGGAAAGCGGTTACTCAAGGGGCAGGGACACACAGAGAGGAGCTACAAAAAGGGGCGGAGTTAAGAAAGGCTGATGGGACGAAGACGAAGATGCCACCTTCACGCCTCCCTTCCCTGGATTCTATGATTGGTCGAATACCTTCCATCCCATCCATGGAAATCAGTTCAGGGTTTGGGAAAAA ATTGCCAGAACTGGGGTCAGTGGGTCACCGCTTGGGCATCATAGCTGATTCGAGAGATCTGGAACCTCAGGGCGTGGTGCTTGAAAAAACGACGTACATCTTCAGTGCTGACACtcctacacagacagacatcaaGTGGTCGGCGCCTGCTAACGCGGGTGTGTTCAAATCATTGACATACAACATCGAAGTGGATGGAGGCCAGGGGTGGGTCGCTCTCACTGATAATTGTCGGACCATTTTGCGAGCATACTTCACGTCAGATAAATTACTTCTGGGACGTTTTTCTCGCACTCAAGAGGCAGAGCCTGTGGCTGTGAGGCTGCGAATACGAGCCACGGGAACAGTTAAACATCGAAATCAGGAGGAGACGGTGTCAGGACCATGGAGTGATGAAATCTGGCTGTCTATCGAGGGGTCATCGGTCACCAGCAATACAGCTGTGTGA